AGAGGGTAATCTATGAATTTAATGGGATATGATTTAATATTACGAGATATTGAAATTAATGATTATAAAATACTTAAAGAAATGATTAATGATCCTGAAATTGAATCATGCGTTTTAGGATGGTCATTTCCTGTGAATGATGAGAAACAAAAAAATTGGATTATAAATAGACTTGATAATAATACATTAAGGTTAATGATTGAATCAAAATCTTATGGAGTTGTAGGGACAATAGGATTAAAAGATATTGATTTCAAAAATTCAGTTTGTAGTATTTATATT
The sequence above is a segment of the Clostridiales bacterium genome. Coding sequences within it:
- a CDS encoding GNAT family N-acetyltransferase, with protein sequence MNLMGYDLILRDIEINDYKILKEMINDPEIESCVLGWSFPVNDEKQKNWIINRLDNNTLRLMIESKSYGVVGTIGLKDIDFKNSVCSIYIKLASSAPKRKGIGYNAMKLLINYVFEELNLNLITAQVLEYNLPSLNLFNKLGFIEEATLRDRIYKKGKYHNIKVLSLKRKEFYCDK